The proteins below are encoded in one region of Neoasaia chiangmaiensis:
- a CDS encoding GNAT family N-acetyltransferase: MTRSHRRATRADVPAIRALMAAAIDRLQRPFLDDATIAASHAVMGLDTTLIDDGTYYVIEIDGHMAGCGGWSRRATLFGGNHTSGRSDALLDPAIDPARFRAMYTHPSFIRRGVGSEILALSEEAARAEDFRRGTLASTLAGAPLYRACGWREVETFLAPSGDGPDIPLIRMEKQL, from the coding sequence ATGACCCGGTCCCACCGACGCGCCACGCGTGCCGACGTGCCGGCGATCCGGGCGTTGATGGCGGCCGCGATCGACAGGTTGCAGCGGCCGTTTCTCGATGATGCTACGATTGCCGCCAGCCACGCCGTCATGGGGCTGGATACGACGCTGATCGATGACGGCACGTATTATGTCATCGAGATCGACGGCCACATGGCCGGATGCGGCGGGTGGAGCCGTCGCGCCACGCTGTTCGGCGGCAATCACACCAGCGGGCGCAGCGACGCGCTGCTCGACCCCGCAATCGATCCGGCGCGGTTTCGGGCGATGTACACGCACCCCTCCTTCATTCGCCGCGGAGTCGGCAGCGAAATCCTCGCATTATCCGAAGAGGCGGCGCGAGCGGAGGACTTCCGGCGCGGCACGCTGGCCTCGACGCTGGCTGGCGCGCCGCTTTATCGCGCCTGTGGCTGGCGGGAGGTCGAGACATTCCTCGCTCCAAGTGGCGACGGGCCGGATATCCCGCTGATTCGCATGGAAAAACAGTTATAG
- the xylB gene encoding xylulokinase — protein sequence MFIGMDVGTSGIKAVLVDEAQKVLASHTEKLTVSRPHEGWSEQDPEDWWVAACKAIDALHEKFPREVGAVRGIGLSGQQHGAVLLGGDNKVLRPCMLWNDTRAETECNVFERRFPQSRQITGNIAMPGFTAPKVMWVARHEPDIFGRTRHVLLPKAWLRFRMTGEMIEDMSDASGTLWLDTGRRLWSDAALEACGLRLQHMPELCEGTDVAGRLHADLATRWGMAERPVFAGSAGDNAGGAVGLGATKPGDAFISLGTSGVVWMTTDSFHPGGKFAIHSFCHAVPNTWHQMGVTLSAAASLAWWSRVSGLSEGELLAELPEKPIAPSPVVFAPYLSGERTPHNDGSIRGAFIGLSQDTTRTQMTQAVLEGVAFSFRDALEGLAASGSIFHEADVIGGGSQSPLWTSILATVLDVTLHRLAHGEQGGAFGAARLARIAATGESVESVCTPPERVGAIAPDLSLKGPYRRAHQRYREIYPALKTIHHH from the coding sequence ATGTTTATTGGAATGGATGTCGGCACTTCGGGGATCAAGGCCGTCCTGGTCGATGAGGCACAGAAGGTGCTGGCCTCGCATACGGAAAAGCTGACGGTCAGCCGACCGCACGAGGGCTGGAGCGAACAGGACCCCGAGGACTGGTGGGTCGCCGCCTGCAAGGCCATCGATGCCCTGCACGAAAAGTTCCCGCGCGAGGTCGGGGCCGTCAGGGGCATCGGCCTGTCGGGACAGCAGCATGGGGCTGTCCTTCTGGGCGGCGACAACAAGGTCCTGCGGCCCTGCATGCTCTGGAACGACACCCGCGCCGAGACGGAATGCAACGTCTTCGAGCGTCGCTTCCCGCAGAGCCGCCAGATCACCGGCAATATCGCCATGCCCGGATTCACCGCGCCCAAGGTCATGTGGGTCGCCCGGCATGAACCGGATATCTTCGGCAGGACGCGGCACGTCCTGTTGCCGAAAGCCTGGCTGCGCTTCCGCATGACCGGCGAGATGATCGAGGATATGTCGGATGCCTCCGGCACGCTGTGGCTGGACACGGGACGGCGCCTCTGGTCGGATGCGGCGCTGGAAGCGTGTGGCCTGCGCCTGCAACACATGCCGGAACTGTGCGAAGGCACGGATGTCGCCGGTCGCCTGCACGCCGATCTGGCCACACGCTGGGGCATGGCGGAACGACCGGTTTTCGCAGGGAGCGCGGGGGACAATGCCGGTGGCGCCGTCGGGCTGGGCGCCACGAAACCGGGCGACGCTTTCATCTCGCTCGGCACGTCGGGCGTGGTCTGGATGACCACGGACTCCTTCCATCCCGGCGGCAAGTTCGCCATTCACTCCTTCTGTCATGCCGTGCCGAATACATGGCACCAGATGGGCGTCACGCTCTCGGCGGCAGCTTCCCTCGCCTGGTGGTCACGCGTTTCCGGCCTCAGCGAAGGCGAACTGCTGGCCGAACTGCCGGAAAAGCCGATCGCGCCCTCCCCCGTCGTATTCGCGCCCTATCTCTCCGGCGAGCGCACACCGCATAACGACGGCAGCATCCGCGGGGCCTTCATCGGACTTTCGCAAGACACCACCCGCACGCAAATGACCCAGGCCGTGCTCGAAGGCGTGGCATTCTCCTTCCGCGATGCGCTGGAGGGGCTGGCGGCGTCCGGATCCATCTTCCACGAAGCCGACGTGATCGGCGGCGGTTCGCAAAGCCCGCTCTGGACCTCCATTCTCGCAACGGTTCTGGACGTGACGCTGCACCGGCTGGCGCATGGCGAACAGGGCGGTGCCTTCGGCGCGGCGCGACTGGCGCGCATCGCCGCAACAGGCGAAAGCGTGGAGTCCGTCTGCACGCCGCCGGAACGCGTCGGCGCCATTGCGCCGGACCTGTCCCTGAAGGGACCGTATCGACGCGCCCACCAGCGCTACCGGGAAATTTATCCGGCCCTGAAAACCATCCATCATCATTAG
- a CDS encoding MFS transporter, which yields MSGDFSSDLAIDRSATARDRATARHVVAASFLAWMLDACDFFIVLFTIDNVARSFGVSIGAVLLAPTLTLVTRPIGAFLFGHAADRFGRKPLLMTAIVTYSLIEAGSALSPNLTVFLALRALFGVALGGVWGVGTSLIMESVPTSWRGIASGILQAGYPAGYLLASLTFLLLPALGWRGLYVLGGCSILAAVYIAVRIPESPVWLSQRGKTAHGAPAPGLWFVVRNNAALCVFAVVLMASFNFLSHGSQDLYPKLFLGLERQIPHPSITLIVVLYNIAAIAGGLCFGMLSERIGRQYAIALAALLILPLLPLWTLPHSILWLTIGAMGVQFCIQGAWGVVPAYLSELSPPSARATFPGVAYQCGNLIAASNAVLQNGIAGAFGTGLALPLMLVTGLAALAVLTLSLLNARLHPESAVRRS from the coding sequence ATGAGCGGTGACTTCTCTTCTGACCTTGCGATCGACCGCTCGGCGACGGCGCGCGATCGCGCCACGGCGCGGCATGTCGTCGCGGCATCCTTTCTGGCGTGGATGCTTGATGCGTGCGACTTCTTCATTGTGCTCTTCACGATCGACAACGTGGCGCGCAGCTTCGGCGTCTCGATCGGCGCGGTGCTGCTGGCGCCGACGTTGACGCTGGTCACCCGCCCGATCGGCGCTTTCCTGTTCGGTCACGCGGCGGACCGGTTCGGGCGCAAGCCGTTGCTGATGACGGCGATCGTCACCTACTCGTTGATCGAGGCCGGCTCCGCCCTGTCTCCGAACCTGACGGTCTTCCTCGCCTTGCGTGCGCTGTTCGGCGTGGCGCTGGGCGGCGTGTGGGGTGTCGGGACATCGCTGATTATGGAAAGCGTGCCGACATCCTGGCGCGGTATCGCGTCCGGCATCCTGCAGGCGGGTTATCCGGCGGGCTATCTGCTGGCGTCCCTGACATTCCTGCTGCTGCCGGCGCTGGGCTGGCGTGGCCTGTACGTTCTGGGCGGCTGCTCCATCCTCGCGGCGGTCTATATTGCCGTGCGCATTCCGGAGAGTCCCGTCTGGCTGTCGCAGAGGGGGAAGACCGCGCACGGCGCACCGGCGCCCGGTCTGTGGTTCGTGGTGCGCAACAATGCGGCCCTGTGCGTTTTCGCCGTCGTGCTGATGGCGTCGTTCAACTTTCTCAGCCATGGATCGCAGGATCTCTATCCCAAGCTGTTCCTGGGTCTGGAACGCCAGATCCCCCATCCCTCCATCACGCTGATCGTGGTGCTCTACAACATCGCGGCGATTGCGGGCGGCTTGTGTTTCGGCATGCTGTCGGAGCGGATCGGCCGACAATACGCGATCGCGCTGGCGGCGTTGCTGATCCTGCCGCTGCTGCCGCTCTGGACGTTGCCGCATTCCATCCTGTGGCTGACCATCGGCGCAATGGGGGTGCAGTTCTGCATCCAGGGCGCCTGGGGCGTGGTTCCGGCCTATCTCAGCGAATTGTCGCCACCCAGCGCGCGTGCCACGTTTCCGGGCGTGGCCTATCAGTGCGGTAACCTGATCGCGGCCAGCAACGCTGTCCTGCAGAACGGCATCGCCGGTGCGTTCGGCACCGGGCTGGCGCTGCCGCTGATGCTCGTGACCGGACTGGCGGCCCTGGCCGTGCTGACGCTTTCCCTGCTCAATGCCCGTCTGCACCCCGAAAGTGCGGTCCGGCGTTCATGA